The following is a genomic window from Neofelis nebulosa isolate mNeoNeb1 chromosome 12, mNeoNeb1.pri, whole genome shotgun sequence.
GTTATTCTGTCTTCCTAATGAAgtgattattataataaaatatcactCTTTATTTCTGGTAATActcattatattaaaatataattttaatagccATTCTAGCCTTCTAATGCTTACTATTTGCATGGTGATTCTTTTTCAGTCTATTTACTTTTACCTATtgctaattttaatatttaaaatgtatctcaTAGATAACATCAAATTGATTTTTACACTTTTGTCTATTCTGACAACCTGTGTTTTTCAGTTACAATATTTAGTACATTAACTTATAATGTAATTACATTGTAATGTAATACTTGATTCACATCACAATTTTGATTCTGTAACATCACGGAAGATTTTTTTGTAGTGATCAATTATGTGATTCTGAAATCTTTATGAAAATCAATGGACCTAGTATAGCCAAAACAGTTTGGTGAAAGAAGATAAAAGTTGTAGTGTGTACACAGCCTGATACCAGGACTTACTGTAAACCTACAGTGATCAAGATAGTAGTATACTATTGGTGAAAATATAGACACAAATAACAACGTTGTTTATTTGAGAGTCCAGAAGTAGACACAAAAATATATGGCTAACTTATTtcggcaaatatatatataaaaaaaaataattcaatgaggggtgcctgggtggctcagtcagttaagcatctgactcttgatttcagctcaggtgatgagctcacagtcatgggatcaagcctcacattgggctctgcactgagtggagcctgcttgggattttctctctctctcccccatcagtcattagggaaatgcaagctAACACCACAATGAAATAGCATGCATACCTATAAGAATGGTTAAAATCGAGATATcattatcattataaaatttacGATACCAAGTTCTtgaaaggatgcagagaaactggaaattTCATAAATTACTAGAGAAACAAAATGGCACAGGCATTTTGGCCAATTGTTTgtcagctttaaaattttaacatatactCTTCATATGTCCTAGCAACCACACCCCTAAGTTTTGcccaataaatgaaaatttagctTCATTCATATGCCTGtttttggtgacttttttttatataacctCCCAAATCtggaaataaccaaaaaaaaaaaatgctgcaactggtgaatggatataAAAAGTAGGATATAGTCATATAATGAAATGCTACtgatcagtaaaaataaatgcacagctGTTTCACATACAACAcagataaattttaaacattatgctaagcgaaagagGTCAGACTCAGGGGctatgtatgattccatttatatgagagaAAGGAGGTAAACAACAAAGTAATTAATGTGTACTTAGCAAAAATAAGGATAAatgatatgaatttttaaaaagcagaggttgggatgcctgggtggctcattaagtatccaacttggttttggctcaggtcatgatcttgcggtttgtgagtttgagccccacgttgggctctgcactaatagcatGGACCctgctgggattctttctctctctccctctctctctgcccctcctctgctcgtgctttctctctcaaaatgaataaacatgaaattttttaaaaataacaaagcgGAGGATGAGGATAAGGAGTGTTCGGTGATGGAATCATATAAGGGAACATTTCACTGAAAAGTTGCTTTGAGTAAAGatctgaaggaggtgaggggacAAGTCACAAGTAAATTGTCAGTAATAatgtgatgtaaaaaaaaaaaaaggtcagtctAGGACTATATCCAATGTTTTGTGGTAGTAGCACAGAGCAGGAGACTAAACCTCTGACCTGAGTATTGAAGCATAGATGCATAATCTGTTCTCTTTAGATGTATAAAACatagttaaatataaaatattttccatgttaGTAAGATATAAAGGGATTCTAGTCAGAAACTTCAACATTTGTGAGGACACAAAGATGAAGGTCCTGGTGTATGGTATTTCCttgtggggaggaagagggaggcataATGTAACTAAAGGAAATGAGGAGACTGAAATAAGCCAATCTTCTACAATTCAATAGTATTCTGTAGAAAGAGGATTCATTTGAAGTTTACAACAAGATAAGTAGCGTAATCAAATTTATAATAACTTTTATTGCACCTTTTTTAACACTGTGGTCTAAGGTCCTCAGACAGTGAAATCCTCTGACAGCAAGAAATCACAAAAATTGAATGAAGGAAGCAGATAGTGGAAACATAAGTAGCAGTGGAACTGCATGACAAATCAGTGTCAACTGGAGATGTTTTCCGATGGTACATTCTGAAACCTTGTTATCAGCTCTGTTCTCGCCTTCAagattttgtaaaaatgaaaatactgttttcaaTATGCAGCATAACAAAAGTTATATCCCACTTTGCTATggcatatttgttctttttctatagttttcctcCAAACCATtatactaaaaacattttaatgtacatttttctgactttatttgatacatgtttattaaaataaaatgcacataaaagaaaagtaaaagattaaGCCAGGGTATTACCACTGTTAGCACTTTATTTAGTTTTAGGTTGATTTTCCTATTTGTGAGActtttatttgaatgaatgaaaccatCTCTGGTGAGCAGTTTTGtatcttggtttatttttgttaaaaatttctcAATATCTTACTATGTCATTAAAAACTACTTGAGACTTTTGATTTAACCTCCCACATGTGGAAAGTTTGGAGGTAATCACACCCATATTCACAACAAGAAAACATGCTCAGAGGAACTGAACTGAATTAGAACATAGGGATTGGACACAAAGTAAATTGAGATTAAACTGAAATGTTTAGTTACCTGTATTGATATGTAAATAAAAGTGGGAACTAGAAATCCATTGTGGTCTTGGCAAATGTTAGgtacttaaatatttatcaatgCTATGGAAGGATGTGAGCCAGAGGTGCTAAGGGGATCTAATGTTGCTATACCTCTTTATCCCtttttttgaattcttttatgAGAAAGTTAATGATACTAGATAGATGGTAAATGTCTTTGACCTAGAGATGAAAGCATAAAAACAGTTTGTCTCATTTATTCAATGATGAgcacttttttcacattttattatcCCAACTGGGGATTTGCCTTGTGATCACTACCAACTTAAACCCATAGTTTGTTAATCAACAAGATGATGTTCATTTCATTTCCTATGCATGTGGTCAAAGTCGTTGCcataatttgaattatttatgtatatatataatatatatctatatattatttatatgtgtatatatagagattcatggtttaaaaaatcttcaaaaacatTATAAACATTCAGCATTGAAATGAAGTAATTTGCATATAGAAAGGTCTAAAACCAGAGCAGTACGatatatgataaaaattaatgtgtaaaAGAATCCACAGAGTGTTTTTACAATAAGAATACAATATAAGTTTAAAGTGATGTGAATAGTTTTTCCACCGTTtaacagtgtttttgttttcaaaacccGACCTCCATGCTTTGGAGCCAGAACATAGGGGAAGACAGAGTTTAGGATAAAGAGGAATAATAGCTTTATTGCTTTGCCAGGCAAAGGAGGCTGCTGCAGGCTGTGGCTGCAAGCCCTTGGGAGTAAGGGGCTGAGGGGGTTATAGGGAAATACAGGACCTAGCGGGTTTAGAGGGGAAGTGCTGCCAACATCTTGAGGCATTTTCAGGGTGATACTGGCTTCCTGAAACAAAAGGctcagaagggaggagggaggtttgTGGAAGAGAGGAAAACGGTTACTTTAAAATCCCATTTCACTGAAGCATTagtgcagccattttgatttttgcttAATGCTTTTAAGCAGTTTCACTTTTACTTTTGATGTATAAAATGTTGGTAAATATTACAATTAATGGCATCTTAAATTCAATAGACTACAGAAATTagatatgattccattttcacaATGTAATAATTTCCTTAGGTGGTGATAACCTCTCTGACCTTTAGTGGGCTCATctgctaaaaaaaacaaaacaaaacaaaacaaaaaaaagacagcatCTCATTGACAGTATTTTTATAAGGGTTTATGGGATGGTATATAAGAATATACTCCGTAAATGTCAAGTTACCAGGCAGGTGCAAGGAATTATTTCCTGTAATTAAAGCATGGGATAGGTTTAtcagaattagaaataaaaaattaataatgaatatGGGAACATGGCATTTTACCAGCTAGAAACCTCTTGAAATTGTCATTcaaagaattaatgaaaatagTGTGGAGCTGACATAATATAAGAAGTAATTAAGAGGAATACAATAAACATCCCAGAAAGAGAACATAAATTTGTAATATATGATCAAGGAGACATCATTAAACAATGGAATAAATATCTATGAAAGTATCGGGATAAActctttatccatttaaaaataaattttttgtagttttatggggtttttatgtttttgtttatttttgagagagagagagagagagagagagagagagagagaaattggagctggggaggggcagagagagagggagacacagaatctgaagcaggctccaggctctgagctgttagtggggcttgaactcatgaacggtgagatcatgagatcatgacctgagctgaagtcagatgctcaaccgactgaaccacccaagcgtcccaactctttatccattttaaagaataaatttaaatatacatttcaaaacTCCACATAAATTTtccaaatcatttaaaatatatatatttttaatatatatttaatatatatatttttaatatgttttattgtttaaaaagtgagttacatacataaacatataaaagcaaaactatgtGCAAGTGCCACCATCCAGCAACAGACATTGCTGTTTTATTTCTGGTGAATATGTTTTCTAGCGTTCTTGtaatgcatatacacacacatattttaaatgcataagtAATATCACATCCAGTTTTTTGACCCTGCCTTTTGCGAGCATCACTGCTTTATGTCCATCCACACAATGAAATGTATTTATGAAAATTATGAATGGTTTCACAATGTTCAATTATACGAATGGAACATACTTTATGTAACCATTGTATAATTAGTGAACATTTAACGTATTTGTAACTTTAACATATGAAGACTAATGAAATGAATACACATTCTATTGCATAATATTTGGACACATTCAAACATATTAGGAATAAAATACTACaaattaaattttgatttatagCCTCTATCTGTTGTCATCATTTACATGCTTACTACATTATATgatgatagttctttttttttttttactttattaaaatactGAGTTTATTTCACATGTATATTTTTGTCTCCCCACCATTTCCATTTGTCTGACCACCACTACTACTATGTCCTATCATAACATTCCATACATACTTAAAACCAAGCAAAGGGTGGAGCTccatctttaaaaactaaacaggCATTTTGGACAACACATTCTTGGCAATGGAACCTGGACAACATTTATCAGACACGGTAGGGAAAGTTCTCACTCTGCATTATAAAAAGGACAGCCAGATATCAACTGttacagaaatgaaataagacggaaaattttaacaaactgtttaaactattttcttaaaGAGACTTCCTCCACTGCCAGAGATCTTGAATAGCCTCTTGGTCAGTCATCCGGAAGCAATTCTTCACATAATTGATGAACTTGGCTTCCACTTTGGGAAGAGAACCACCTTTTTCTATACTTGCTTGCATTTTTGCTTTAATGTCTTCTACAGAACTAGGTCCTTTCGGTGTTTTGGgagtcttttcctgttttttgaaAGATTCTTGACCTTTTGATCTTGGTGTTGATGGTTTTGAGTCTTTTCCATTCTGGTTagatttttgtgcatttttggcTGGAGTATCTCGTATAGATTTCTTTACTGGAGCCttttcttcagcttcctcatcatcaaaatcatcatcatcatcatcttcatcatcatcgtcatcatcgtcatcttcatcatcatcttcatcggcagcaagttttacttttttctgtggAACCTTGCTACCACTTCCAGGGGCAGAACGCTTTCCAGATATACTAAGGAGTTTcacatcctcttcctcttcatcttctgaCTCTGCATCTTCCTCCACAGCTACTAAGTGCTGTCCACTAATATGCACAGGCCCTGAACCGCATTTCAACCGTAAGACCACAGGTGGTGTTATTTCAAAGCCCCCAAGGGAAACCGTTGGCTGTACAGACATTTTCAAAGTTGCCAGTGTGACTTTAATTGGACTTCCTTCATAATTCATTGCCTCTGCTTCAACAATGTGCAATTCATCCTTTGCACCAGCTCCTAAACTGACCGTTCTTAAAGATAACTGGTGCTCGTTTTCATCATTGTCCACTTTAAAGTGATAATCTTTGTCAGCCTTTAGTTCACAACCGAAAAGATAGTTCTGGGGCCTCAGGGGGCTCATGTCCATGTCCATCGAATCTTCCATGAGGTGGTGGCACGCACTTAGGTGGGAGAGAAGGCGGACGGAGAGAAACGACTACTGTTCCACAGAACAGCCGCGCAGGACGGAATCACACCAGGGAACTATGATGATAGTTCTAACCCTGCATTCAACCACTAAGAAAAAATTCATATGCTTAATTTGAAAGTTGTGTGGATGTACTGAAGATAGGTGATTCttattttaacttgcatttttaatCATTAGTAGGCTTTAGTGTAATATTGTATTgaacatttctatattttcttctttgaatgaaCTCTTGCCCTCTGAGAAATATTGTGCAATACCTAGAAAATCCCAAATTTTAATTCTGTATCACTAAGATGGTATATAAGTTTGTGACTCATAGGAATGTTGAGGCAAATGAATGAGTTAGTGTATATAAAGCAGTTAGGATAGAGTTTGgcatataatataataaacatatcaAATGTTAGCTATGATTACTATTTCAGTTATTGTTCATAAGAGTACTGCTGCTAATATCGACATAGAATATTTGTTAACATAGAATAGCTGTCATgttaatactaatttaaaaataaatgttataacaCAATATATATGGTTCCATTATTCATTAACCTACAACATTATATGAGTTATATCTACCTTTCTACATAGAACtagatgttttctattttttcatgaaatgttACATTTACTAATTATTTCTGAGACATAGAGTTGCAtgtcttatttttgttatgtGTTTCACTTTTCTAAAGCAACTATCTATCCTTGTCTaataaatggaaaactattttaagaaaatgagcaTATCCAGGGTCCCAGTTTCAATGTAAATACTGTCAGATCCTCAGTATAGTTAACTAGCTAACATAGAGATCCTCCTTCCCATATGGGCTCACTATATCATCCTtggaaagaactgaaaaaagaagaCTTGACACAGGTAAGCATGGTTCCCTAGCAAAGCTTCAGTCTCTGTAGAGGGAGGTTATTCTGACAAAGTCATGTATGTAATAATATTTGACCCCTGAAGAACTCATACACCCTGGTAGGGAAAGATCTGCAAGCAGAGAATGTAGGAGAGATCATCAAACAAATGATCTATACCTGTGATTGTGTGTTTCTTTGAGTACCAGAGGCAGCACTCGCCAGGGAGGACagttaatatataacatatataactcAGATGTGAGTTTGGGAAAGACAGTTCAGTCCTAAAGGGTagtcatattttcaaatttagagTTACCTTCTATGTATCTGGAGATACCTTTGTAGGCAATCAACAGAGTGGCAAAGAACCTCCCATAGGAACTATGGGTCATTTACAACATAAAGtcaaggcaaagaagaaaaggaaatgtgtgtAGTGAACACATCTGAAATAGCTCTTGAGGACTCCAAAGAACAATCACAAGGTTAACTGCAGTGCTCTTGGAGATACTGCCTTGATGCTGAAGGCAAGAGCCAGATAGATGGATCTATTTTGTAATCAGTAGATATCATTGCAAGCAGTAAATTCTGGAAAACTTTGAAAAGCAAATTCAATGTGGTGATATGAATCCAATTCCAAGTGTTAATGTGTGGATAAAGTGCCGTCCTCCCCACTTTGAATAAGGCAAGGAACCTATAATCAGAGTCAAGAAAACATTCAAGATAAGAAATGGAGCCACAGGATAATACATTAGAAGCAAGAATGATAGATGTGGGATATCACTCATCACCTGACACTCAATGAAGGATAAATTGTCATCTGTGTCAAAAGACTGTTTTTATTGATCAGCCAATCCTTGTCAGCAAGTTGAATTATGGATAATGTCAGTCTCTGCCGTTCCATTGCCagactgcctgcctgcctggttCCAAGAGATGTCAGAAAAAATGACTCACTCCCCTTTATACAAATGATGGACAGGGTACAGAAACTGCAAAGCCAAACAAGGATGAGTAGCACCATTGCAATTGGGAATAACATTTATGTAATCCCGTCTAGCAACATGGAGATGAAATGAAAAAGCATTGTGCCTTGTGAGGCAGCCTCTTAGGGAGACAAAAAGGAACATCtattataattttaagaataatgGATTTGCACATGTCCCAGACCTCATACAGGAAGATCTAGGACAGAATAGTTCTTGTTTTTCCTTAATACATCGAATCTTACTTCATGTGATtacacctttattttctttttatgatatAAGAGCAGAGATATTATAATCTAAACATTGTATTTCTTCATGATATTCTCTTTCTAGTTTTATTCTGGTCAGACATAATCAAGCATCATTTTCCAAAGAGTTAAATCATTCAAACACAGTTactaaaattaatcattttctcctgttttcataATTGCATATATACTGTATAATGTTCTAGAAAACCTACTCACATACACATaagcaaatagaaaaacacacacccacacccacacacacacacatacacacacacacatacacacacacacacacatttatttttctattcccctcaatttcatttctttatccaaCCAGGATAGTCCAGGTTTCACATTTTAAGCtattagatatttatattttatttaagtatttagcAATATGAAACTTATCCTTCAATAcctttcaaaaagtattttaatattctttgtatatattcttaATATCAAGttccaaagttttaaaaa
Proteins encoded in this region:
- the LOC131491580 gene encoding nucleophosmin; its protein translation is MEDSMDMDMSPLRPQNYLFGCELKADKDYHFKVDNDENEHQLSLRTVSLGAGAKDELHIVEAEAMNYEGSPIKVTLATLKMSVQPTVSLGGFEITPPVVLRLKCGSGPVHISGQHLVAVEEDAESEDEEEEDVKLLSISGKRSAPGSGSKVPQKKVKLAADEDDDEDDDDDDDDEDDDDDDFDDEEAEEKAPVKKSIRDTPAKNAQKSNQNGKDSKPSTPRSKGQESFKKQEKTPKTPKGPSSVEDIKAKMQASIEKGGSLPKVEAKFINYVKNCFRMTDQEAIQDLWQWRKSL